From Acidovorax sp. FHTAMBA, one genomic window encodes:
- a CDS encoding DeoR/GlpR family DNA-binding transcription regulator has translation MNTNPRQLLLLEEVRARKSATVEQLADTLGVTLQTVRRDVQRLAESGLLTRFHGGVRVHSSTVENLAHTQRETLHAEGKARIARAVAQQVPNGCSLILNIGTTTEAIAKALLHHRGLRVITNNLNVAAILCGNPDCEVIVAGGVVRARDRGIVGEAAVDFIRQFRVDIALIGISGIEPDGSLRDFDYREVKVAQTIIEHAREVWLAADHSKFNRPAMVQLATLAQIDRLFTDAPPPEPFPALLQDAEVICTVAA, from the coding sequence GTGAATACGAATCCCCGACAACTGCTGCTTCTTGAAGAAGTCCGCGCGCGCAAATCCGCCACGGTGGAGCAACTGGCAGACACCCTGGGCGTGACGCTGCAGACCGTGCGCCGTGACGTGCAGCGCCTGGCAGAGTCGGGCCTGCTCACGCGCTTTCATGGCGGCGTGCGCGTGCACAGCTCCACGGTGGAAAACCTGGCGCACACCCAGCGCGAAACCCTGCACGCCGAAGGCAAGGCGCGCATTGCACGCGCCGTGGCGCAGCAGGTGCCCAATGGCTGCTCGCTGATCCTCAACATCGGCACCACCACCGAGGCCATTGCCAAGGCCCTGCTGCACCACCGGGGCCTGCGCGTGATCACCAACAACCTGAACGTGGCCGCCATCTTGTGCGGCAACCCCGACTGCGAGGTGATCGTGGCCGGCGGCGTGGTACGCGCCCGCGACCGCGGCATCGTGGGCGAGGCGGCGGTGGACTTCATCCGCCAGTTCAGGGTGGACATCGCGCTCATCGGCATCTCGGGCATCGAACCCGATGGCTCGCTGCGCGACTTCGACTACCGCGAAGTGAAGGTGGCGCAAACCATCATCGAGCACGCGCGCGAGGTGTGGCTTGCGGCTGACCACAGCAAGTTCAACAGGCCGGCCATGGTGCAGCTGGCCACACTGGCGCAGATCGATCGCCTCTTCACCGACGCGCCGCCGCCAGAGCCGTTTCCAGCGCTGCTGCAGGATGCCGAGGTGATCTGCACTGTCGCCGCATGA